The following are encoded together in the Fusarium keratoplasticum isolate Fu6.1 chromosome 1, whole genome shotgun sequence genome:
- a CDS encoding 60S ribosomal protein L20 → MNSGRLQEYEVIGRHLPTEANPSPALYRMTIFAPNETVAKSRYWYFLRGLKKVKKATGEIVSIKVLHEKHPLKVKNFGIWIRYDSRSGTHNMYKEYRELSRTDAVDSLYSDMAARHRARFRSIHDQILRVVELEKTEDVKRPYIRQLTQKGLSFPLPHRITKENTKKVFSAKRPSTFA, encoded by the exons ATGAATTCAGGTCGTCTTCAGGAATACGAGGTCATCGGGCGCCACCTGCCCACCGAGGCTAACCCTTCCCCCGCCCTCTACCGCATGACCATCTTCGCTCCCAACGAGACGGTCGCCAAGTCCCGATACTGGTACTTCTTGCGTGGtctcaagaaggtcaagaaggccaccgGTGAGATCGTCAGCATCAAGGTG CTCCACGAGAAGCACCCTCTTAAGGTCAAGAACTTTGGCATCTGGATCCGATACGACTCTCGTTCCGGCACGCACAACATGTACAAGGAGTACCGTGAGCTGTCCCGAACAGATGCCGTCGACTCCCTCTACTCCGACATGGCTGCCCGCCACCGTGCCCGCTTCAGGTCGATCCAC GACCAGATCCTCCGCGtcgtcgagctcgagaagacCGAGGATGTCAAGCGACCCTACATCCGCCAGCTCACTCAGAAGGGCCTGAGCTTCCCTCTCCCCCACCGAATCACCAAGGAGAACACCAAGAAGGTGTTCAGCGCGAAGCGACCATCCACTTTCGCTTAG
- a CDS encoding Abhydrolase-3 domain-containing protein: MVIQRISHPWAAGRTLPICRVAAATAIGRPVGGRTRCFHVAPVLMPPLIFGGLFVALWSWKCAMMVLFQNVIIYNPFLPPNARSMRIDEFSRECGGVQWREERIRSLDGTEIALCVSDMPASSTGAKKPVYILYFQGNGSSIPPRLPHLSWILRRARDNDPSVTYTMVCLSYRGYWTSHDRPSEPGIDLDSQAALQWISQLHESRAEGTDQKPAVVLWGQSIGCGFATNLAAKGKCPRNIKLDALVLETPFTCTRAMLQALYPQKWLPYQYLWPFLRNHLDSWTNLGMIAKRFKESPPGVYIVEAGKDELVPGDHGEKLQRRCELVGLPVERHRVRGALHNEAMVRATGKQALADSISTAAARAQHGD; this comes from the exons ATGGTGATCCAGCGCATCTCGCACCCTTGGGCCGCCGGCAGGACGTTGCCGATATGCAgagtagcagcagcaacagcaatcGGGCGGCCCGTCGGGGGACGCACGAGGTGCTTCCATGTCGCGCCTGTCCTGATGCCCCCGCTGATCTTTGGTGGCCTGTTTGTGGCTCTGTGGTCTTGGAAGTGTGCCATGATGGTGCTGTTCCAGAACGTCATCATCTACAACCCATTCCTGCCGCCCAATGCGCGGAGCATGCGCATTGATGAGTTTTCGCGCGAGTGCGGGGGCGTTCAatggagagaggagaggataCGATCTCTGGATGGGACTGAGATTGCCTTGTGCGTGTCGGATATGCCTGCGTCTAGTACTggggccaagaagcctgtCTACATCCTCTACTTTCAAG GAAATGGATCTTCAATACCTCCAAGACTTCCTCATCTGTCTTGGATTCTTCGTCGAGCTCGCGACAATGATCCGTCAGTCACCTATACTATGGTTTGTCTAAGCTATCGAGGCTATTGGACCTCTCACGACCGGCCATCTGAGCCAGGTATTGATTTGGACTCACAAGCAGCCCTGCAGTGGATATCTCAATTACACGAGTCCAGAGCAGAGGGAACTGACCAGAAGCCGGCAGTCGTGCTTTGGGGCCAGAGCATTGGATGCGGGTTTGCCACCAATCTGGCTGCCAAAGGGAAATGCCCTCGTAACATCAaacttgatgcccttgtcctGGAGACTCCATTCACATGTACAAGAGCAATGCTGCAGGCATTATACCCCCAGAAGTGGCTCCCATACCAGTACCTGTGGCCATTCCTCCGGAACCACCTGGACAGCTGGACCAACCTCGGCATGATAGCCAAGAGGTTCAAGGAGAGTCCGCCGGGGGTTTACATCGTGGAAGCGGGGAAGGACGAGCTGGTACCCGGCGATCACGGCGAAAAGCTCCAGCGGCGCTGCGAACTCGTTGGGCTCCCAGTGGAACGGCACAGGGTGCGCGGGGCGCTGCATAATGAAGCCATGGTGAGGGCCACTGGGAAGCAGGCTCTCGCCGACTCCATCTCGACGGCCGCTGCAAGGGCCCAGCACGGAGATTGA
- a CDS encoding Protein kinase domain-containing protein — MRPEEIQVRTIMVPDNDLLHLRNMMSLQGAIVRGETEVLFHNCTEIPIEYWDKVRHNHRQLDKRYNFYYRNARPKNIPQHVDDATARRGIDDVQWKGLRFEFIKVLAAGGHGYVSLWRVWFEDGSSKKVVIKRALGRDFDVGRESRFHLRYAGAEHTSQVLDLHAEAMKIQNQVRQRNPLARLRYRTGSDFNAGSLQLIVFEFMEHGDLHKVLTLASQMDAEFPDRTLWGIWECLVRGVASVAYVPSFLAMHRDFDKELQTAIDTNRLEHFLAQLENIQQSHDVHLDLEELNVLAGTADSHPNNPIFKLHDLGAFSYIMSEKWKTWGDARYWKMRKPCKLHRVTPEQVHQDWDQLRTDEGVNLDGSQFAGEDLTQGHPIAGRFGTWTNIFFIGKVMEAAITFLTEAYPFDAYHFDSMDGTQSGNTYGWVLQDPSLSHVDPTLRDLIMRCQLEVPGERPSITTLLREIAIRKMHPFYQSSEEMAYFWECFFGPKDLEPISDPIDDDVADALEESMAGGIIPFLHPDPGSEPHRHEQQADSAPAERLEYFQMWMDRQSRTSAASGDGDQTPQPPVGGHQPPVPGQDQHQIPRRPANLRVPQRIARRPVGDRPSAAAAAAAAAAPSWLNPPSLETAAMDDDEAAQEDAGGPYANLRCARAEPDGSVSESGSDKSPVPMARRGIRFDLPKGGARRGKAKKTGSIYDRRKMRFPNRKERGSRVNKRVSEPSTRSIKAGVKMNNLDKFVQAAMDDMPMAIRNLMARTKHLERRLADGNLPALAYITAGGKGDFDD; from the exons ATGCGGCCCGAAGAGATTCAAGTCAGGACCATTATGGTGCCTGATAACGACCTCCTCCATTTGCGCAATATGATGAGCTTGCAGGGCGCCATCGTTAGGGGCGAAACCGAGGTCTTGTTCCACAACTGTACAGAGATTCCAATAGAATATTGGGACAAGGTCCGACACAACCATCGCCAATTGGACAAGAGATACAACTTCTACTATCGCAACGCGCGACCCAAAAACATACCTCAGCACGTGGATGACGCGACTGCAAGGCGCGGCATTGACGATGTACAGTGGAAGGGCCTCAGGTTCGAATTCATCAAAGTCCTTGCTGCCGGCGGTCATGGATATGTTTCCCTATGGAGGGTTTGGTTTGAGGATGGATCTAGTAAAAAGGTGGTCATCAAAAGGGCTCTTGGTAGAGACTTTGACGTTGGAAGGGAATCCCGCTTTCACCTTCGATACGCCGGTGCCGAGCATACCAGCCAGGTCCTCGACCTGCACGCTGAAGCCATGAAGATACAGAATCAAGTCAGACAGAGGAATCCTCTGGCTCGTCTCAGGTACAGAACTGGTTCAGACTTCAACGCCGGATCCCTCCAACTCATCGTCTTTGAGTTCATGGAACACGGAGACTTGCACAAAGTATTGACCCTAGCCAGTCAGATGGATGCAGAATTCCCTGACAGGACTCTCTGGGGCATCTGGGAATGCC TGGTCCGGGGAGTTGCCTCTGTTGCATATGTGCCTTCTTTCCTTGCCATGCACAGAGACTTTGACAAAGAGTTGCAGACAGCCATTGATACCAACCGTCTGGAACACTTCTTGGCGCAACTGGAGAATATCCAACAATCGCACGATGTTCACCTAGACTTGGAAGAGTTAAACG TTCTCGCTGGTACAGCTGATAGCCATCCGAACAACCCTATTTTCAAG CTTCACGATCTCGGTGCCTTTAGTTACATCATGAGCGAAAAATGGAAGACCTGGGGCGATGCCAGGTactggaagatgaggaagccTTGCAAGCTCCACAGAGTAACTCCG GAGCAAGTTCACCAGGACTGGGACCAACTGCGGACAGATGAAGGCGTCAACCTGGACGGATCCCAATTCGCAGGCGAAGATCTCACTCAAGGACATCCGATTGCTGGCCGGTTCGGTACTTGGACAAACATCTTTTTCATTGGCAAAGTG ATGGAAGCGGCCATCACATTTCTTACCGAGGCGTATCCATTCGATGCCTATCATTTTGATAGTATGGATGGGACACAATCAGGGAACACTTATGGATGGGTGCTGCAAGACCCATCATTATCCCATGTCGATCCTACTCTGCGCGACCTAATTATGCGATGCCAGCTCGAGGTCCCGGGCGAACGGCCCAGCATCACGACGCTTCTGCGAGAGATTGCGATTCGCAAGATGCATCCCTTCTACCAGAGCTCCGAAGAAATGGCATACTTCTGGGAGTGTTTTTTTGGTCCTAAAGATTTAGAGCCCATATCTGATCCAATAGATGACGACGTTGCcgatgccctcgaggagTCTATGGCTGGAGGCATAATACCATTCCTGCACCCAGACCCGGGATCAGAGCCTCACCGACATGAGCAGCAAGCAGATTCCGCTCCCGCAGAACGACTCGAGTATTTTCAGATGTGGATGGATCGACAATCCAGGACTTCAGCTGCTTCTGGTGATGGAGACCAGACCCCTCAACCACCTGTCGGCGGGCATCAGCCGCCTGTTCCTGGTCAAGACCAACATCAGATTCCTCGGCGACCTGCCAATTTGCGTGTCCCCCAACGGATTGCCCGGAGGCCTGTTGGCGACCGgccgtcggcggcggcggcagcggcggcagcggcagctccCTCGTGGCTCAATCCACCCAGCCTTGAAACTGCTGCTatggacgatgacgaagctGCTCAGGAGGATGCCGGGGGGCCTTACGCCAACTTGCGTTGCGCACGCGCCGAACCTGATGGTAGTGTATCTGAAAGTGGCAGCGATAAATCTCCTGTTCCTATGGCACGACGGGGAATAAGATTTGATCTTCCCAAGGGTGGCGCTAGGCGAGGGAAGGCTAAGAAGACTGGCTCAATATATGACAGGCGCAAGATGCGGTTCCCGAACCGCAAGGAACGTGGATCAAGGGTCAACAAGCGAGTCTCTGAGCCCAGTACAAGGAGTATCAAGGCTGGTGTCAAGATGAACAATCTCGACAAGTTTGTTCAGGCGGCCATGGATGACATGCCCATGGCCATCCGCAATCTTATGGCCAGGACGAAGCATCTCGAGCGAAGGCTCGCGGATGGCAATCTTCCTGCCTTGGCGTATATAACCGCAGGCGGAAAGGGAGATTTTGATGATTGA
- a CDS encoding FCP1-like proteiny domain-containing protein, with amino-acid sequence MSDKPQTPNDEIQLQSNSADAEMGKDKDLLSPEDGSSSKKGRGLLQVPSRSSSQRNQSSPTSTGLSGATVSDSRNSIGSRSKDSKGSLRGRRRNGSTSSNRTGGETEPTNTPVNTQPSSPVAPPQKKKRGGLLSFLGCCVTPEGPNGGEENNENVHKLDKLPQRPTSARSRTNTPQEQPKPAPEKEAQPAAPTQEPKDEPTSSGSTNDEITVAERENRESKQSIPPAVTVEPPKPSPADEEPKEQDNKTADTGDVDMRDAPVDEAEEVQVAPAAEGPPQSTIPPPPPPPGPGPSAVAPAPFPEAGPSAPEPQKWLLPPIAPEHKGRKCLVLDLDETLVHSSFKILHQADFTIPVEIEGNYHNVYVIKRPGVDEFMKRVGELYEVVVFTASVSKYGDPLLDQLDIHKVVHHRLFRESCYNHQGNYVKDLSQVGRDLKDTIIIDNSPTSYIFHPQHAVPISSWFSDAHDNELLDLIPVLEDLAGPNVADVSLVLDVTL; translated from the exons ATGTCCGACAAGCCGCAGACTCCGAACGACGAAATCCAACTTCAGTCGAACTCCGCCGACGCTGAGAtgggcaaggacaaggatcTACTGTCACCAGAAGATGGGTCAAGCTCCAAGAAAGGCCGTGGGCTCCTCCAAGTTCCCTCGAGATCATCGTCACAGCGGAACCAATCGTCACCAACATCTACGGGTTTGAGTGGGGCGACCGTCAGCGATTCCCGGAACAGCATCGGAAGCCGATCGAAAGACTCCAAAGGTAGCCTCCGGGGGCGACGACGGAACGGAAGCACGTCTAGCAACCGGACTGGCGGCGAAACTGAACCCACAAACACCCCTGTAAACACCCAGCCAAGCTCTCCCGTTGCTCCcccccagaagaagaagagaggtggTCTGCTCTCGTTCCTTGGATGTTGCGTCACACCCGAGGGCCCCAACGGCGGCGAGGAAAACAACGAAAACGTGCACAAGCTGGACAAACTGCCTCAGCGGCCAACATCTGCTAGGTCGCGAACCAACACTCCCCAGGAGCAGCCCAAGCCAGCTCCCGAGAAAGAAGCCCAACCAGCCGCCCCCACACAAGAGCCCAAGGACGAGCCTACTTCATCTGGCAGCACCAACGACGAGATTACAGTGGCAGAGCGAGAAAACAGGGAGTCGAAGCAATCGATTCCCCCCGCCGTCACGGTGGAGCCACCCAAGCCATCTCCAGCAGacgaggagcccaaggagcaAGATAACAAGACGGCCGACACTGGTGACGTTGATATGCGAGATGCTCCCGTCGATGAGGCCGAAGAAGTGCAGGTAGCCCCTGCAGCCGAAGGACCACCCCAAAGCACGAtacctcctccacctccaccccCAGGTCCGGGTCCCTCTGCCGTGGCACCCGCTCCATTCCCCGAAGCTGGCCCATCGGCGCCTGAGCCGCAGAAGTGGTTGCTTCCCCCGATTGCGCCAGAGCACAAGGGCCGGAAATGCCTGGTTCTTGACTTGGACGAAACTCTGGTCCATAGCTCCTTTAAG ATTCTGCATCAGGCCGACTTCACCATCCCTGTTGAGATTGAGGGTAACTACCACAACGTCTATGTGATAAAGCGACCGGGCGTCGACGAGTTCATGAAGCGAGTTGGCGAGCTGTATGAGGTTGTAGTGTTCACAGCGTCTGTCTCTAAG TATGGAGACCCTTTGCTGGACCAGCTCGACATCCACAAAGTCGTCCACCACAGACTCTTCCGAGAGAGCTGCTACAACCACCAAGGCAACTATGTCAAGGATCTCTCTCAAGTCGGACGAGATCTGAAGGataccatcatcatcgacaacTCACCAACGTCATACATCTTCCACCCCCAACACGCAGTTCCTATCAGCAGTTGGTTCTCTGATGCTCACGATAACGAGCTATTAGACTTGATACCCGTTCTTGAAGACCTGGCTGGCCCCAACGTGGCCGATGTCAGCCTTGTCCTCGACGTCACTCTCTAA
- a CDS encoding Protein transport protein Sec61 subunit beta: MSSPRPSSPDSGAAASGASVGRPSSPAIPGGPRTAIRRRAAADQKEKIANARPSSTRAAGAGGSSSTMLRLYTDESPGLKVDPVVVLVLSLVFIFSVVALHIIAKITRKFSS, from the exons ATG tcttctcctcgtccctCTTCCCCCGACAGCGGCGCTGCTGCCAGCGGTGCCAGCGTCGGCCGCCCCTCGTCCCCTGCCATCCCTGGTGGTCCCCGAACTGCTATCCGACGACGTGCTGCCGCCGATcagaaggagaagattgCCAATGCGCGACCAAGCAGCACCCGCGctgccggcgccggcggctCCTCCAGCACCATGCTGC GACTCTACACTGACGAGTCGCCTGGTCTGAAGGTCGACCCCGTTGTTGTTCTGGTTCTCTCTCtggtcttcatcttcagcgTTGTCGCCCTTCACA TTATTGCCAAGATCACCCGAAAATTCTCCAGCTAA